The DNA segment TCCGATTGCTACCGCAACGACAAAACCAGGAGAGCAGAAGTGAAACGCGATCCAGTGACTTCTACCAACATTGCAGAGGTCGGCTACGACCCGAACAGCCGCACGCTTGAGGTCCTGTTTAACAGCGGCGCGGTTTATCAATATTTCGACGTTCCGCAACAAATCTACAACGACCTTATGCAGGCCCCTTCAAAGGGTGGATTCGTTAATGCGAACGTGAAGGGACACTATCGTTACGCTCGAATATAGCGGGAGTGGCGCAGTCTACAGGCATCATCGGCACGCGCCAGATCCCGGAACGTAGAGGCGCAGCTTGCGCGTCAACGCCGCCGATTTTCCGCCTCCCTGAGCCATCTTGAGGCAATCATCTCATGGTCTGTGGCTAATGGCGTTGTGCAGTCTGGGGTTTCGGTGGAAAACCAAAGGAAAGTGGCAATGTTTCCGACGTTGATCGAGAGATCCGGGGTAAAGCCACCTTTCCAACCCGCTGCCACACCTAGAGCGGCTTGTGGCCGGGCGACGCCCAGCCTGGCTTCGCGGAGGACTCATGAGCTTTCAAGCCACCGAGACGGGTTCAAATCATGAGCCCACGTTGCGCTGCCCCAACTGCAATCACGAAATTCGCTTGACCGAGTCCCTGGCGGCCCCGCTCCTCGCAGCCACTAAACAGCGGTTCCAAGAGCAGCTTGCTGCAAAGGATGCAGAAGTCCATCGCAAGACTGAGGCATTGCAGAAGGAGCGCGATCAAGTCGAACAAGAGCGCCAGACTATCGACGATCAGGTCAACCAAAGGCTGTCGGCCGAGCGTAGTCAATTGATCGCCAGCGAAAGCAAGAAGGCCCGCGACGCGGTTTCCGCGGAACTGCTCGCGCGCGACGGTGAATTGGCCGAAATACGCCAGATTCTGGAAGTGAATAACGCCAAATTGGCGGAAGCTCAGCAAGCCCAAGCTGAAGTGATGAGAAAGCAACGCGCTCTGGACGAAGAAAAGCGCGAGTTTGATTTGACAATTGAAAAGCGGGTTCAGGCGTCGATCGACGAAATTCTAGTTAAGGCTCGCCAAGACGCCGACGAGGCCGCGCGACTGCGCGTGGCCGAAAAAGATCAGACCATTGAATCGATGACGCGAACGATCGAGGAATTGAAGCGCAAGGCAGAGCAAGGATCGCAACAGGCCCAAGGCGAGGTTCTGGAGCTTGAGCTCGAAGAGCTTTTGCGCGGACGCTTTCCAACCGACTCCATCGACCCGATCGGCAAAGGTGAACTTGGTGCAGACGTAATGCAGCAGGTGAACGGCGCGATTGGCCAGCCCGCCGGCATCATTCTCTGGGAGATCAAGCGCACCAAGGCTTGGAGTGATGGATGGCTTGCCAAACTGCGGGACGACCAGCGCCGATCCGGCGCCGATGTGGCACTGATTGTCTCTCAGGCCTTACCTAAGCATGTCGAGCAATTTGATCTGGTCGAGGGCGTTTGGGTCGCTCATCCCCGTTGTGCTCTTCCGGTCGCTGTGGCCCTCCGCCAAGGATTAATCGACGTGAGTAGCTCACGATTGGTCCAGCAGGGCCAGGAAACGAAGATGGAACAGGTCTATCACTATCTGACCGGCACCAAGTTTCGCCAACGTGTGGATGCTGTCGTTGAAAAGTTCAACGATATGCGGGACGACCTCGACAAGGAACGCAAGTTCATGGGACGTCAATGGGCCAAGCGAGAAACACAGATTCTGTCGGTGCTCGACTCTACGGTCGGCATGGTCGGTGATTTGCAAGCAATTGCCGGCAAGGCAATGCCAGAGATCCCAAGCCTTAATTTGCAATTGTTGGAAGATGCGACCGAAGCCGAACGGAAGGTCAGCGGACTATGACGCCGGCGCCCGTCACCTCTACTGAATGAATTCGGTTCGAATTCTCGCCCTCGCGCCGCAGTTTAGGTGATGGATTTCTGATTCGCGTCGTCGCGAGCGGAGATCGGACCGACACGGGCTGCGAAGGTCTAATAGTCTCCGCAAAACGGGAATTTTTCGAGCATGTGCCGGAGACTTTCCGCCGTTTCTGGAGGCTGCGAGAGCGGGAGCTTAGAGACAAAGCTAAACGAGCAAAATCCCCGGTTTCCGGACCTGTGAAGTCCAGGTTATATTTCGTCGCTAACAGCGGGACTGCCTTGGCTGGCGTGGCAGGAATCAAAACCTCACATTTCTTTTGGCCAGGAACGGATCCACGATCGGCAGAAGACCTCGCGTTTTTAGTGGCAGCCGCAGCGACGCCTTACGCATCAATCACCAAGCTTGTGGCAATTTCTCCCCTGGGGCGACTCCGTGGCGATTCATATTTCACGAAAAGTCGCCCCAAAGGGCGGCCTTAGAAACGCCTGATAAATCACCAGCTCGTCTCGTTGCGGGGATGCGCAACAGACGTCCCCACAGATTGCCGCCGATTGTGATTTCTCTCAGCTCATAAGGACTTAGACCAGCTAGGGTTCGCTTTCCCCTTTCCCGCCGTTTCGATTCTTTGAGCCGCTGAGGTTTGGGGGAGGGGCGTATTTCCAGGTAGCCTCGATCATTGGTTGAGCTATCGTATATTGCGCTGTTGGGCATTCCACGGTGGGGTGGGCGAAATGTTCGAAAACAAGAAGTTCGACGTTGAACACGCATTGAATCTGTACGCCGATAGCTTTTCCCTTTTTCCGGCACCGGCAATCTATGACGAAGAAGCACTCAAGCCGCTTAAGTCGGTCATTGAGCGGTGCCACATCTATCTCATCGGCACCGTGCCGAAAGTCGACTTCGTGGGCGCCAGGCAATCCAATCGAACCCTGTTCGTTTCAATGGAAGTGCTCAGCAAGGCTTATGAGATCAGCTGGCCTCTGCCTGATGGCATTGAGCTGAAGCACGAAGACGGCCTTTGGTATCTTCTTGACCAGCAAGGAAAGCGAAGCTTTGTGACTGAAGACGCGATGTTCCAACAGTTGGCGCTGACTTATGACTGCTTGAAGTTTGACGTCCAGTACATCGGGCAAGCATATGGCTCGGACGGCTCTCGCAACGCCTTAGATCGCCTCCGAAAGCACGAGACGCTGCAAAAGATCTCCTTGCAGGGCGTTCCGGAAGGATACCGTCTCGAATTGATTTTGCTCGAAGTGGTGCCCGCGACACGGGTCGTAACCGTTTTTAACCCGAAGGCCGAAGACAAAACACAGGGGAGAGAACGGATCAAAGCGGGGCTAGATAAGCTTTTCGGTACCGACGAGAAGGAGCGGGTAAGCCTCTTCGAAGCGGCATTCATTCGCTACTTCAGGCCCCCCTTCAACGAGAAATTCAAAGATAGCTTTCCGTCAACGAACATGAAAGTGCTCAAAGATTGCTACGCCAAAGACTTTTCAGCGGTGGTGGCCGAAATTGGCTTCGACGAACTACCGTTCAAGCTTTGCTCCGGTCACGTTGAAGCCAAGGATCATCATATAGCCAGCTTTAATTTGAGCACCGCGGAAGAACGGGCGGTCTTTTTCTCACCGGCCGAAAAATCCGTAGTAGATCTAGCGAAGCTGGCGGATGCAATGTCAAATCTTACGGTCGGCGAATCTGTCGACCTCTCGAGATTGCTGCGAGAGAGATGGAAAATTCCTATCTCGGCTGAGAGTAAGAAACAGTCCTGAGCCCACGACCCTGCTGCCGTAATAGAGCGGCTAGCTAAGGTCGGCGCAAAAGAAAGCGATTTTGGATAGAAAAATGATCTATCGCAAAAGGAATTTTCCCGCCGGAAAGAAATGCAGATGGCTGATGAAATCGTATTAGCCTTTCATTTTGACACTCCGCCTCCAGCGGACGGTTTCGGTGACGTTTTTGTTGCGTTGGCACGGGACTATAACGAAGCGACCGAAGGTCGGGTTCTGGTTATCAAGAGTATTCAGAGCGGATCGATCATCGTTGCGCTGACGGATGCCGCATTAGCTGCAGCTCCTTACGCCGCTGGGGCGCTCGTCGTTATCGGAGCTGCCAATGCTGTGGCGACTTTTGCAAAAAACCTAAAAGAATGGTTTGGGCGCGCCAAATCTGATGAAGGCAGAAAACGCCTATATCGAAGAGGCAAGAAGGCACCAGGGCAGCGCTCCGTGGAAGCTATCATCACGGTCGCGGCGAAGAACGGACTAGGTGCGCGCGTGAAATACACATCTCCGAAGGGTGAGGTAATCGAGGCCGAATTGACGCCGGCTCAAGCTGTCCAAGCAGTCGAGATGTCGGCCACACGGCCAACGAAGTTAGCTGAGATCGAGGCGAAACAACGCCGAGCCCTCGCAAGACCCGATGTCATGGCCGCATTAGAAAAGTTACGCGACGCTGGCAATGCCAACCTTTCGCCGGTACAGATCGAAAGCCTCATCGATATCATTGTTGCCGCTCTCGAGCTGGCAGGGGCCGAATATGCGCTGCCATCAATTGCCGCTCATCTTGAGATGCACGGCATGCATGAATTTGCGAAGGCGGTTCGGAAGCATATAAAGAGACCGGGCGGTACACTCGCGCCACCGATTACGACAAGGTAGGCCCAGCAAAGTCCGCTTTCATCGCTCCCATGTCGGGAACGGCGTTTCGGGCAAAGGGTCGGCTGCGGTTCAAGAGGTAAGCTGACGCCATCCGATCCGCTCAAAATCGCTTAAATCGTCGGCGAGGCCATCCTCCACCGGGTATTCCTGGAAACCGTGGAGCCGCGCGTGTCCCCCTAATCCATTGAGTCAAACCGTCCAGATACTCTTGAACGGCGATCAATCGAGGACGACTTGGAGCTACTTGCAGAAATTGCTCACGCGACATTCCAACAACCACAGCACTTCCCTCCGCACGCCCCGGAAGGAGACACCAAAGCCCGTCTCTGAACGGATCTGGTGCTCGGCTTTCATCTAAGCCCCGGAAATCAAAAATGACCGGTATCGAGCTTTCAAGCCACATCGTGGGAAAGCATTGATCAGGGAAAGTGAGGAGAAAATATCCGTTGATAGGCGTGCGCCTGAAATCATCCTTCCCCTTGTTAAACCGTGGATAGTCCCGCTGCAGGCGGGTGCCATCAACAATCCAAATCATATTTCCGTAAAAGCGCTCGCGTTTAGTCCGTTCGAGCGGGTCGAGATGCGAATGCTGAAACTCAATCACGAGGCCATGTGGGGTACGAACGTCAGCAATGTGCTTTTCGCCGGATTGCCCATCGTACTGGATAATTTCCTGCCAATCGGCCGGAAATTTGTTCTTCCATGCGCGGTGCCATTCGGTTTCCTTTTCGGCCCAGGAATCGCAATCTCGAACTCCCCGGTGCGCCCAATGCGAGACTCTGTGCGCGCCACACTTGGCAATAACCTCGCCATTGCAATTGGGGCACATCCCCCTCCCGCCGGGGTGGGCTTCAACACGTTGAGCATTTACGAGCGCAAACTTCATGCTGCATGGCCCCCGCATCAGGACGGGAAGAAATAGCTTGAGCTTTGCCAAACCGTGTACGCCGGCAACATGATTGAGAACGCAACGCTGCTCGGTGAAACAGGTCGAAAGTTAATAGACTGGATTGGTCACTCGCAACTTGGCGGGCGCCGAGACGATTAGCGGTGGCCATTCGTCGGCGACATTTGGTTGCGGGGTTCAAAGTTGCCAAAATACAAAAGCCCTCGAAATCGTGACGATTTCAGTGGCTTATGTTTCTTTGGTTGCAGGGATAGGATTTGAACCTATGACCTTCAGCTTATAATGCACTTAGTTGGTTGAGGGAGAGGGATCCAAAATGGCTCGTTCGGAATCCGTTGTTACATCAAGTAAATCGGAGACCAGACTTCGTACTGCGGTACAAAGGCCTTGGAGAAAAATCTATTCTCCAGGCCCTATCGAGAGCATCTGATGCTGTCCGCCACATTCTCTGGGGCGAAAACCCAGGCAAAACTCGTGGGGTTTTTGCGGTTTTCCCGGCATTTGGTACGGCGAGCTTGTTTTTGGTGGCGGAGAGAGTGGGATTCGAACCCACGGTACGGTTTCCCGCACACACGCTTTCCAAGCGTGCGCCTTAAGCCACTCGGCCATCTCTCCGAAGAGGCTTCTCTTGAAGGGGCGCGCGGACTTTTGCAAGTGACCGCGAATGGCTTCGGAGCAATTTCCACAAGATATTGATATTGCTATATAATTTGTATAGCCGGCATTTCGGCTCCATCCATCTGAACCTAAAACCGCCGACGTCAGGCTGTTAGGTCGTAAGGCATGAATGACGGAGAAGCGCGACATGGCCGCCTACAAGGCAACGATGGTTCTGGTTATCCTGTCGGCTGCGGCTTGGGCAGTGCCGGCGCAGGCTCAGCAACGCTGTCATCGCGAAGGCACCGATGTGACTTGCGACGACGGGCATCGCGGCGTCTGGTCGGGCGATGCCATCATCTGGGCCGACGGCACCCAATCACGTTCGTCGCCGCACCCGAGTGTCATCATCGGCAACAAGTCATCTGTGCGCGTGGGACCTGGCGTTTTCGTCGGTCAGGGCAAAGGCATGGTGCCGCTCGAGGACCCGAGCAAAGCGCGCTGCGTCACCCTCGACGAGGTACCTTACTGCAATTGAGACGTGACCGCCGCCTGATCCGCCTGTCAACGATCACGCATTGACGGAACGGAGCGGCCGCAAGTTCGGCGACCTCACGACCGGCTGCGTCAACGCTTCTCCTTCGGAGCGCGCCTGTTGCAACGCCTCGACGAAACTGGAGAACCATTGCTGGATCGAACGGCGCTCGAGCTTTGCCATCATCGCCTCCCAGCGCATCCGCCGCTCGAGCAGCGGCATCGAGAGCGCGGTCGCAATGGTCCGTGCCATGCAATCGATATCGTGCGGATTGACCAGCAAAGCCGTATCGAGTTCGTTGGCCGCGCCCGCAAACTTCGACAGCACGAGAACGCCGGGATCATCCGGATTCTGCGCGGCGACGTATTCCTTCGCCACCAGATTCATCCCGTCATGCAGCGGCGTCACGACGCCAACCTGGGCGGTGCGATAGAAGCCGGCGAGCACCGTCTGGCTGAAGCCCTTGTTGAGATAGCGGATCGGCGTCCAGTCGACCTCGCCATGAAGGCCGTTGACGTCGCTCACGAGTTTCGCAAGCTCGTTTTGCAGATTGCCGTAAGCTTCGATCGCGCCGCGCGAAGGCGTTGCGATCTGCAACAGCGACACGGTGCGCGCCAGCGACGGGTGCGCCGTCCACATGCGGTCGAACGCCTTGATGCGGTTGACGAGCCCCTTGGAATAATCGAGCCGGTCGACGCCGATCGCAAGCTTCTCGCCATTCAGGCTGCGGCGCAGGCGCGATACGTCGGGATGCGATACCGCCTTTGCTGCCTGACGGGTAAATTTTTCGACATCGATACCGATCGGAAACACCGCAATGCGGGTCGTTCCGTGCTGTGACATCACCACGCCGTCCTCAACCATGAGGTCGAGGGTGGACGAGAGATAGTTGGAGAAATTTTCGCAATCGTCCTCGGTCTGGAAGCCGATGAGGTCATAGGCCAGCATGGCTTCAACCAGTTCGCGATGATGCGGAACGCCTTCGATGACATCCCGCGGAGCCCACGGCGTATGCAGGAAGAAGCCGATCGGCTGGTTGACGCCGAGGTCGCGCAATTCCGCGCCCAGCGCCAGAAAATGATAATCCTGAATCCAGAACGTGGTGTCAGGTTTACGGAACCGCAGCAGTGCCCGCGCCATGAACGCGTTGACTTCGCGGTACGAGAGATAATCGCCCTGCGACACGCGGATCAGATCGGCGCGCGAATGCAGCGCCGGCCACAAAGCCGAGTTGGCAAAGCCCTCGTAATAGCCGCCATAGTGCGCCGCCGGCAGATCGAGCATCGCGAGCGCGCCTGCGCCGAGCGCCTCGACTTCAGCAAAAGGTTCCTTCTGCACGCCATCGCGAACGCGGCCGCTGGAACCGACCCAAATCGCGCCTGATTTTTCCACAATCGGGAGCAATGCGGCCGCCAAACCGCCGGTAATCGGCTCGTTGGCGTTGCCGCGCGTAATGCGATTTGAGACGACGACGAGGCTCACCGGGTTCCCCTCCTGATGCTTCGCTCGCGTGTTAACAACCGTTCATCAATATGGTTCCTGGTCACTTTTCCTATGAATTGAAACCGAATTCAGGCGATGCAGCGTCCGGATTCGGCGGGCCTGCGTCAAAATTCGTTCACGCCCGATTAAGCGCTCTAAACGACATATTCCATCGATTCACGACGCCGCCGAAGCCTTGCCGTAATTGACGAGGCGCAGGAGCCAGGCCCTGACATGGCTCGGCTCATCGAATTGACCGGCCACGCCCTGCGCGTGTCGGCCAACCGAAAAAGCAATCCCGCCGAGACCGGGCATTGCTGCGAACACCGATTCATCGGTGACGTCGTCGCCGATGAAAACCGGACGGCGGCCCAGGAACGGCTCGTGACTCATCAACTCTCGTACGCCAGTCGCCTTGTCGAAACCTGACGGCTTGATTTCGCAGACGCATTTTCCGGGCAAAACCTCGATCGGCGCATTCGGCAGATCGGCCCTGATCAACGACACCGCCTCGTAGATCGCTTTCTCCGCATGCGGCGCTAAACGATAATGCAGCGCGAGCGAGTAGCCTTTGTCTTCCAGCAGAATGCCGGGGCTCAACCGCGCAATCGCCGCAAGGCGGCGTTTCAATTCCTGATCCATCGGCGGCGCGTGGGTGGCAACGGCTTCGCTGCCGATCGAAAGCCGCATTTCGGCGCCGTGCCCGCCAATCGCCGGAAACCGCTCCGGTGCGAAGATCAGGTCGATGTCGTTGAGCGAACGCCCGCTGACCAGCGCGAGCGCGCCGTTCGTCCGCTCGTGCAAGGTACGCAGCGTCGCCGCCAGTCCCGGTGGGACCCACACCTCGCGCGGCGTCCGCGCGAGGTCGAGGAGCGTGCCATCGATATCGAGCAGGATGGCGCACGCGTCGAGACACTTCGCAAGCTTTTCCGCAATCAGGTCCAGCGAAGCGCCCTCCACCGGCCAGGCTTCTTCGCGCGCAGGGATCACACGGCTTGCGAGACTTTCAATCATCGAGATTACTCCACGGACGCCAGCGGCTGCGCGACCGATTCCAACGAACGCCGTTCGGCCGCCACCGCATAGCGCCAGCCGACGGCGGCGGCGATCAGCATCAAGACGGAGCCAAGCAAATAACCCGCAAAGACGCTGCTGCGCGAGCCGGTATCGATCAGCGCCCCCAACAGGATAGGGCCGGCGACGCCGCCAATCGCGGTGCCGATCGCATAGAACAAGGCAATGGCCAAGGCACGCACCTCCAGTGGAAAATTCTCACTCACGGTAAGATAGGCAGCACTTGCGGCAGGAGAAGCAAAGAAGAAGATCACCATCCATGCGACGGTCTGGGTCTTGGCGCTCAATGCTCCGATCTCGAACAGGTAGCCCGAGAGCGCGAGCAGGATACCGGAAACGCCATAGGTCAGCGCGATCATCGGACGGCGCCCGAGCGTGTCGAACAAGCGGCCGAGCACCAGGGGGCCCAAGAAATTGCCGGCCGCGAATGGAAGGATATACCAGCCAACCTGATCGGCCGGTATCCCGTAAAAGTCGCTCAATACCAGCGCGAAGGTAAAAAAGATCGCGTTGTAGAAAAACGCTTGGGCGATCATCAGCACCAGCCCAACCAGCGAGCGGTCGCGATAGACCTTGAACAGCGTATGCGCGACCTCCGATAGCGGGGTGTAGTCGCGCATGCGTAGCCGCAACTTTGGCCGGGCAAGCGAAGGCGCGTCTTCGGCAGCAGCCGGCCGTTCCTGGGTGTGTCCGGTGACGGAATGCTCGATGTCGCGCATGATGGCATTGGCTTGATCCGGACGGCGGTGAATGATCAGCCAGCGCGGGCTTTCCGGAATCCAGATCCGCATCACGAACACGACCAGGCCGAGACAGGCGCCGGTGAGATAAGCGAGCCGCCAGCCGAGATCGACGTCGATCCAGTTGGGATCGAGCAACACGATGGCGCTGATGGCGCCGAGCGCGGCGCCGAGCCAGAAGCTGCCGTTGATGATCAGGTCGGTCCATCCGCGATAGCGCGAAGGTATCAACTCCTGGATCGTGGAATTGATGGCGGTGTATTCGCCGCCGATACCCGCGCCGGTCAGGAAGCGAAACAGCGCATAACTCGCAACGCTCCACGACAGCGCGGTGGCCGCGGTTGCGGCGAGATACGTCGCAAGCGTGATGAAGAACAACTTCTTGCGGCCGATGCGATCGGTCAACCAGCCGAAGCCGAAGGCGCCGATCACCGCGCCGGCCAGATAAGCGCTGTTGGCGAGGCCGACCTCGAAGTTCGAAAAATGCAGCACCGGGCTTTGCTTCAACGCGCCCGACAGCGCGCCCGCCAGCGTGACCTCGAGCCCATCGAGAACCCAGGTGATCCCGAGTGCCAGGACGACGCGGGTATGAAAGCCGCTCCACCGCAAGGCATCGAGGCGGAAGGGGATGCTGGTCTCGACGATGTCACGATCAAAGGTTTGGCCACGATCGACGGCAGCCGCAGGTTCGCGTGCAACATCCAGATCGCCCTGCCGTCGCTGCAAACCCATCGAGTGCCCACTTTCCGAAGTTCGTGCACCGTCTCAGCACCCACTTTTCACGAGCTTCGGAAAGTCATGGGCACCAGCCAACCTATGATTCTAGTACCGCTTTGCTATTTGACGTTCCTGGATCTAGTTCGCCGCTCGTGGTGCAGGAACTTCCAAATAGGCGGTACTAGCGCTACCAATCAGCGATTGCGGGAAAGCGAAGCTCTCTTCAAGGGCTAGGCGAAGGACCACCAGCTTAACCGTTAACGTCGCACACCCACCCCGGTTCCATCTGCGCGCGGAGGAAACGCATGGATTTCAAGCCCGTTGACGACGCGTGCGAGGGATTTGTGACATGACCCGGCAACGCAAAACGTCCGAGCGACGCTCGCACCGTCAGATCCAGGTGGCGATAGCGGTGCAGACTGCGCCGTCAGTGTTTCGCGATCAGGCCGCGCGAATGTTGGCCATGAAGCGGTCGAGCTCCTCGCGCAACCGCGCGCTTTCGGACGACAGCGACCGTGCGGCGTCCAGAACGTTAGCCGAAGCGGAGCCGGTTTCCGCGGCGCCCCGGTTGACCTCCATGATGTTCACGGCGGCCTCGCTGGTTCCCTCGGCGACGTTTTGAACACTGCGCGCGATTTCCTGCGTGGCCGTGCTTTGCTCCTTGACGGCGCTTGCAATCGTCGAGGCGATGCTCGAGATCTGACCGATGGTGCCGCCGATTTCCTTGATGGCG comes from the Bradyrhizobium erythrophlei genome and includes:
- a CDS encoding KTSC domain-containing protein, with the translated sequence MKRDPVTSTNIAEVGYDPNSRTLEVLFNSGAVYQYFDVPQQIYNDLMQAPSKGGFVNANVKGHYRYARI
- a CDS encoding DUF2130 domain-containing protein, whose product is MSFQATETGSNHEPTLRCPNCNHEIRLTESLAAPLLAATKQRFQEQLAAKDAEVHRKTEALQKERDQVEQERQTIDDQVNQRLSAERSQLIASESKKARDAVSAELLARDGELAEIRQILEVNNAKLAEAQQAQAEVMRKQRALDEEKREFDLTIEKRVQASIDEILVKARQDADEAARLRVAEKDQTIESMTRTIEELKRKAEQGSQQAQGEVLELELEELLRGRFPTDSIDPIGKGELGADVMQQVNGAIGQPAGIILWEIKRTKAWSDGWLAKLRDDQRRSGADVALIVSQALPKHVEQFDLVEGVWVAHPRCALPVAVALRQGLIDVSSSRLVQQGQETKMEQVYHYLTGTKFRQRVDAVVEKFNDMRDDLDKERKFMGRQWAKRETQILSVLDSTVGMVGDLQAIAGKAMPEIPSLNLQLLEDATEAERKVSGL
- a CDS encoding competence protein CoiA; this translates as MRGPCSMKFALVNAQRVEAHPGGRGMCPNCNGEVIAKCGAHRVSHWAHRGVRDCDSWAEKETEWHRAWKNKFPADWQEIIQYDGQSGEKHIADVRTPHGLVIEFQHSHLDPLERTKRERFYGNMIWIVDGTRLQRDYPRFNKGKDDFRRTPINGYFLLTFPDQCFPTMWLESSIPVIFDFRGLDESRAPDPFRDGLWCLLPGRAEGSAVVVGMSREQFLQVAPSRPRLIAVQEYLDGLTQWIRGTRAAPRFPGIPGGGWPRRRFKRF
- a CDS encoding trehalose-6-phosphate synthase, with the protein product MSLVVVSNRITRGNANEPITGGLAAALLPIVEKSGAIWVGSSGRVRDGVQKEPFAEVEALGAGALAMLDLPAAHYGGYYEGFANSALWPALHSRADLIRVSQGDYLSYREVNAFMARALLRFRKPDTTFWIQDYHFLALGAELRDLGVNQPIGFFLHTPWAPRDVIEGVPHHRELVEAMLAYDLIGFQTEDDCENFSNYLSSTLDLMVEDGVVMSQHGTTRIAVFPIGIDVEKFTRQAAKAVSHPDVSRLRRSLNGEKLAIGVDRLDYSKGLVNRIKAFDRMWTAHPSLARTVSLLQIATPSRGAIEAYGNLQNELAKLVSDVNGLHGEVDWTPIRYLNKGFSQTVLAGFYRTAQVGVVTPLHDGMNLVAKEYVAAQNPDDPGVLVLSKFAGAANELDTALLVNPHDIDCMARTIATALSMPLLERRMRWEAMMAKLERRSIQQWFSSFVEALQQARSEGEALTQPVVRSPNLRPLRSVNA
- the otsB gene encoding trehalose-phosphatase, with the translated sequence MIESLASRVIPAREEAWPVEGASLDLIAEKLAKCLDACAILLDIDGTLLDLARTPREVWVPPGLAATLRTLHERTNGALALVSGRSLNDIDLIFAPERFPAIGGHGAEMRLSIGSEAVATHAPPMDQELKRRLAAIARLSPGILLEDKGYSLALHYRLAPHAEKAIYEAVSLIRADLPNAPIEVLPGKCVCEIKPSGFDKATGVRELMSHEPFLGRRPVFIGDDVTDESVFAAMPGLGGIAFSVGRHAQGVAGQFDEPSHVRAWLLRLVNYGKASAAS
- a CDS encoding MFS transporter, yielding MGLQRRQGDLDVAREPAAAVDRGQTFDRDIVETSIPFRLDALRWSGFHTRVVLALGITWVLDGLEVTLAGALSGALKQSPVLHFSNFEVGLANSAYLAGAVIGAFGFGWLTDRIGRKKLFFITLATYLAATAATALSWSVASYALFRFLTGAGIGGEYTAINSTIQELIPSRYRGWTDLIINGSFWLGAALGAISAIVLLDPNWIDVDLGWRLAYLTGACLGLVVFVMRIWIPESPRWLIIHRRPDQANAIMRDIEHSVTGHTQERPAAAEDAPSLARPKLRLRMRDYTPLSEVAHTLFKVYRDRSLVGLVLMIAQAFFYNAIFFTFALVLSDFYGIPADQVGWYILPFAAGNFLGPLVLGRLFDTLGRRPMIALTYGVSGILLALSGYLFEIGALSAKTQTVAWMVIFFFASPAASAAYLTVSENFPLEVRALAIALFYAIGTAIGGVAGPILLGALIDTGSRSSVFAGYLLGSVLMLIAAAVGWRYAVAAERRSLESVAQPLASVE